In the genome of Primulina eburnea isolate SZY01 chromosome 13, ASM2296580v1, whole genome shotgun sequence, the window GCCTTAGACATAGAGGGTCGTAGCGAGGGGATCTCTTGGGTGCACAGAAGTCCCACGTGGACGACTCTTAACATCTCATTTTTCACAATATTATTAGGGTAGTTATGTAGCATTACACTCGGATCGAACAGCTCCTCCACTGTTCTTTGCTGGAAATGTTTCCATGCCTACAAAAAAAGGTTAGTAGTTGTACAAGTAATCAGACTCGTAAAATCTTGTTATTTTGTTATGTGACCTGGATGTTTCTCACCCTAAAACCCAACTTTAGATCCGCTCTTACAATATTGCATAGATAACAAGTGAAGTCTTTAGAACTTACAATGGTTACCAAGCTGTCCATGTATTCAGTACTTTTGCTTCTGTTATTCTGCCTGCCCGTTACAATTTCCAGCAAAAGCACACCAAAACTGTACACATCTGCTTTTTCTGTCAACTGGCCATGAGCTAAATATTCTGGAGCCATGTACCCTCTGCATATTTTGCCAATTCGAGAAAACTTATGGTTCTCTACTAGTGTAAGGGTGAATACATTTTAGGATTCAAAGAATGACAAATTCTCACAGTGTTCCTGCTATAGCAGTGCTAATATGGCTTTCGTCTTCTTGAAAAGACCTTGCCAGCCCGAAATCGGCGATTTTGGCATTCAGTCTGGAGTCCAGGAGAATATTGCTTGCTTTTATATCTCGATGGATGATTCGTGCCTTTGTGTTCTCATGAAGATAGACCAACCCCTCTACAGTTCCTATAATTATCTTGAATCTCTTCTCCCAGTTTAATGCTTTCCCTTTGCTTGAATCTGCAACCACACTTTGTTACACAATAGTTTATACAGGGAAATCTAATAAAGAAAATCAGGCAATCGTCAAAAATTTCGAAACAATAGCAGTTTTTCTTACCGAATATGAAACGATCCAGACTCTTATTctgtaaaaattcataaacgaGAAGGCTTTCAGGACCTGAGCAACTGCATCCCAATAACCGGACTAAATTTTTGTGCTCAATACTGCTAATAATGTTAACTTCGTTGTAGAAACCGGCAGCTCTATGTTTGTTATTATAGAAAAGCCTTTTCACAGCAATTTCTCTTCCATCTGGCAAAACACCCTGTATCAACATCGAGCTTCTAGTTTCAGAGATCAATTTATTGTGCGTCAACACACTTGTAACTAACTGTTATAACCTTGTACACAGTGCCAAATCCACCTTGGCCGAGCTTGTTGGACTCATCAAAAGAACCAGTGGCCTTCTCTAGTGTCGAATATTTGAAGTTCAAGCTGCTATCGTGAAGGGTTTTCACCAATCCATTTGCGTCATTGGAACCTTGCAGGGTCGTAAACGGTTAATTAAAATGAGTAACAGAGTGAATTTCCACCAAATTTATATTTGACATAATTTAATCTAAGAGACCAAATTAAAATTGAATTTAGATAAATGTATCTTCTACCTTTTCTCTTCCTCTGTATTGTCCTGCGGTTCCAGAAATACACCACAATGACACCTCCAATGATAAAAACTGCAACTGCACTAACCACTGCGACTACTATAACTATTATCATCCCTGTGGAAGAAAGAAGAATCATACTGACCAAGCCAGATCGATAAAGAAAACTAATAGGCAACTAACgttaacatttaaaactaagAAGATTGATTGAGATAAGAAGTTGAGACTTTACCTCTCGAACTACTTTTCCCCGGTGTAGGATTAAGGAAATTGGTATCCGAGTACCGCAAAATACAACCTGTATTCAGTGCTCGGCCCTCGGAGAAAGGCAAGCACCCCAATACCCTTGCAGATGCATTCTCCAAACAATCTCTGCAAGAATTCCAACTCAGTGTCCTCCAACAGTTGGCCAACACATAAACTGACTCGTTAGCTGTTCCAGACACGGCCATCTCCGCCCGAGCATAACCATTATGCTTTTGCGCGGCAGAAACCGAATCAGAGATGGCCTGTCTTGCAGTAACTTGAAATGGGTTACTCTTTCGAGTCCCATTCCCACATACAGCGTGATCATTTGGCCCCATAAATTCTTGAAAGAAACTGTAGTTTTCAGCTCGCATGAAACAGCCGTCGAGAAAAATTCTTCCACCATTAAAAGGAAAACACTGGGGCAGAACAGTACGAGCTTCGGCGTAGCATAAAACACAGTCAACCAAGGAAAGATCGCCGTAGCATTGTGCTAAACCGTAATTGGTATCCAGACCAGAACCCATCACAGCTAAGCCAAAGCCGGAAGTTCTTATTTGGTCGCTTATGTTCTCCATGGTGGCGACAAAGTTGGGTacaaaaagggtgggattattCTCACGTTGGTGCCCACACATAATCTTGACAGTTTGAGATCTGGGATCAGCAAATGTTGAATCTGGTAACAGCAGCATATTCAAGATAACGATGACGCAATATGGATTAAGAACAGATCTCTTCATTTCGGTTGAATCTGAAATTCCTCAATTGTCTGTTTAAAGGAGCAAGTATCAAGAGATTAAGAATGAAATGAATTAAATTACCGGAGATGATAATTGAAGAACTTATGAATGAGAATGTGACACCCCTACCAACCAGAGAGCCGACCAACATTAATCTCATAAAAATACAGCAGGACCCCACCTAGCAATAGCTAGAACACTGGGACAATTTCTTACTAATATCATCATCGTCTAATAATCTGAGGTATGCTTCGCTATCTTGAATTTTTCCATAAACATATACGACACCGGTTACTGAAATCCTATCAGAGAACCATTCCAACCATTTTTTTCTCTCGAAATTTTCAAATCAACTTGCACAGCTTGGAAGAGCAAAAAATCATCTTAAAATCAAAACTCACCGCTTTTTTCTCACAAGCTAAGCCAAGTGATCAGCAGAGAAGATGAAAAAAGAGAAGAAAGTAAAAGCGTGGCTGCACTGTGTGATTCTGACAAGTGAAGAACAGAGGTTGGATATGGTTGAAATCAGACTTCTTCAAAAGTACTTGCGATTTTGTTCATAAATTGGAGCAGGTTTCATTTTAGTCAAAGAAAAGGGCTTAATGTCAACAAGAGTGGCTAATGCTCGTACAGTTGTCTAATTGATGATGCCACATgggaataatatttatttatcagATCAAATTAACGTTTTATTGCTTTTAAGTAATTTTATTAAACTCTTGCATCCGCCAAAAACTAAATATTTCCAAACCATTGAttttgtatatataaatataaaataaaacacaaataaaaattaaaactaaGAATGTCAAAATCAGATACAATCCATAAACCCGAAAAAATTAGGTTTGGTTTTTGGGATTTTGGGGTTCAGGTTGAACCCTATGCTGACTCAAAAAAACGATCGGGTTAGGTTGAcccgaaaattttattttattttaaaaaatataattaataaatattaaacaaATGAAACAGTAATATTAATAGtaaaatataactcataatatttaatataacatcctaaagaaattttactttttatttttacaattttatataatggataataaattttatatatcaaTCTTTCGTAAACTAACATTGATGACTattaatattttgttaaataaattttaaaataataaataaatcaatatatgtaAAGAAATGTACATTCAAAGAAGATTATAtggtaaatatcaaataaacttatataataattattaaatatagattttaaactattgatatgattttcacaattaaaatttgaaatataacaaaAGAAATAAACTTTCATATATCTTTTTGTGATACTAcaatttattacttaattagaaattacactaaaaatataattaaaaaattacaataaaatcattGGAAAAAAATGTAGAGGGAAAATGTAGTATAAAGATGAGTTATTTGCTGAAATTAATACAGGACTtacaatttatttttgaaatgtgTATAGAAGGTTTTACAATAAAATCATTGGAAAAAAATGTAGAGGGAAAACCAAAAAGATAAAACATCTAAATGTAGTATAAAGATGAGTTATTTGATGAAATTAATATAGAAGTTACAATTTATTCTTGAAATGTGTATAGaaagttaattttgtcattacacaATTGGAAAACAATGCACTTTATCCacacttttatatatatatatatatatatagatatagataactcatatatataatttgttttcaTTTCCATTAAATTGTGAAACCCAATTAAACGCCAAAATCATCGGGTTGAAAAGTCTTTCATAGATCACGGAAATGGAAAAACTCAGAGGAACGGAAaaacaaaaatagtatttacATTTATGGTTTCATGCCATTAGACAAGCCTATCTACTTTAACCTTGTTATCAATCAAAACTCTTTCATCTTGGTTCAATAGAGCTCTCTGTTATTTCATTTCCAGACGAATGAGTGTGAGAACCGGGCTGTGAAAAATATGTCCCCCGTTGGTACTTAAACTGACTTACGATACCCGAACTCGTCGAGCTGAGAAATGGTGGCTGAGTTGGCTGAGGTATTTCATATACATAATTGAGTGTTTTCACGATGGTTGACATGGACGGACGAATTTCTGCATCTGCCTGTACACAAATTAGGCCTATCTGAAGAAGTCTGGATGCCTCTTCTTCAGGGAAAATACCCTTGATTGATGGATCCACTGCTTCACTCACTTTTCCCGATCCATATAGGTTCCACACCTAAAAAACGGCCCAGATAAGCAAAAGATGCATAAATTCATGCTGTGGATAGAAAACCAAGGATGTACCCTTTGTAGGATAGGAAAAAAGTTGGTATTCTTTGCGCCACAGATAACTTCAATAACAAGAACTCCAAAACTATAGACATCTGCTTTTTCTGTCAATTTCCCACGAACTATGTATTCTGGAGCCATGTAGCCACTATAAGATAGAAACTACTCAGCGTTCTCTTGATAGCAAGATTAACAAAAAACAGACGAAACAAAACATCACTGGAGATAGAAACATCAAGAAAAAATGTGCTTAATTTACAGTGTGCCAGCGACAGCAGTGCTTATGTGAGACTGATCCTCTGGGAATAATCTGGCAAGACCAAAATCAGCAATTTTTGGAGTAAAATCATCATCGAGCAATACATTGCTCGATTTTATGTCTCTATGTATTATTCTTAATTGTGATCCTTCGTGAAGAAAAGCCAAACCCGAAGCAGTTCCCAATATTATTTTGTATCTGTCCTCCCAACTGAGAGGCTGGCCATGTTTTCTACCTGAACCAATCCAAAGTTTAAGTGTTGGATCATGGTAAACAATAAAAAAAGGTGTTCAGAATCTGGACTTGAGGTTAAGAGAACAACCAAAAAGGTGATAATGGAGGCTTTGATTTGGGACATATTCGTACACAAGGAGACTTTCAGGCCCTGTAATACTGCAACCCAAGAGCTTCACTAAATTCTTGTGATCAATACCGCTAATCAAGTTAACTTCATTAAAGAAATGATCCGCCCATTGTGATGTATTGAAGAAAAGCCTTTTTACAGCAACAATTTTCCCACCTGGTAAGGTGCCCTGTTTGTCAATAGACAGAGAGAATAGAAAAGCTTTATCGAAGTGGCCAAAGCATCCATTTCCTTCTAATAGAAGAAGAGATTTTAAGACGCTATAATTACTTTATAAACTGCACCAGATCCTCCTTGCCCCAGTTTATTGGAGATATGAAAGTAATTAGTCGCTTTCTCAAGATGTTCATACGAAAAGTTGATTTTGGACTTGTTAACTATGGCCAAAACTGACCCTAGTTTCTTTTTCTCTACAAGATCATAGCTTGTGTTAGTTTTCATATTAAAATATCTaaccaaaaacaaaaatattcgACCAAATCTATGTACCTCTTCTCAGTCGTAGAATCTTCATCATTCCAAATAACGAAATGACAGCTATAAACAGCAGAAAAGCAATAGCAGCAAAAACCGAGGCTAGAATAGTTGTATGGCGATTAGAGCTCCCTAGTACCATGGGTTCATATCAAATTTATTACAACAATGCGTACATTGGATAAACCAAGAAATGTGAGATGGCCCTTGTAGTAAGTAAGTTGAACAATAACAAAATTTAACTCACCTCCGCCCACACTAGATGAATCAGCCTCAGAATTGTTGTAAAATCTTGTTAGGGAATATCTAAAGTAACAACCAGCATTCAAAACCCTTCCCTCCACCTTTGGTGGGCAAGAACCGATTCTAGACACTGAACTCTCCAAACATTTTACACAATCACCCCCTTCTACAAACTCCCAGCATTGAGCCATCCCATAAACAGTCAAATTCCCCTTATTCACGAACCCAGTAAAAAATCCATCAGTCTTAGGCCCCTCCACTCTCATATTCCTTGCCAATTCCATAACATTTTCACCAAACAAAGTCTGGTCCCCAACAAAATCACCACCTCCGCAAACAGTTCTATCCACAGAACTCAAACTCTCATTAAAAAACCTATAATCATCATATCTCAAGTAGCACCCATCATAGAAAAGCCGGCCTCCTTTAACCAATCTCTGAAATGGGAGGCACCTCAAAATTTGAGTCTTGCACCGAGCAAAACAAAGGTCACAATCATTCTGAGACAAATCTTTGAAACACTCGCCAAATGTATAGACCGTATTATTTCCAGTTCCATTTACAACAACCCCATATTTTTGCCTAGCAATTTGTGGTGTTACAGAATCCATGGTAGCTAAAAAGTTAGCCACAAAAACTTGCCTATCGGAATTTGTTGCTGATATGTTGCTACATATTAAAGCTGCTTCTGTTGCTCGTGGATCACAGGCGGATTTTTTCGCACATGCCAACAACGACACTATAATCCACAGAGCTGGAAATTTCATTTGATTCTTGAACAAAAGTGAAAAAGAGGAACTTATGGTTTTGgaaagttttattttttatcacCTGGGAAGACTGAGTTTAGTGGAAAAATTCAAGAAACCGTATGGGTGCTGAAAACTGCTCCGCCTTTGTTGACTGATGTAGATCATTGATGATGAACTAGGGTCTTCCAGAATCTGAggaattattataattatgatcGTATTTTCGCCACCAATCTTccaatttgaaaatataaactttgttgtcaaattttatttttgatataatatttttgtttttattgcaACTTaactctctcttttttttttttttttttgagatagCAACGATATTTATTCGATATAACAAGGAATGTAAATGAGTCGAGCGAGcgagccgagccgaacagtatcaggctcgggctcggctggTTAAACTATTTgctcggctcgttaatggcTCGTTTATCTTGTTTAATGAGCCTGGCTCGGGTTCGGCTCGTTAAACAAGCTCGTTAAGGAGCTCGTTTCTGCTCCGAATCCAACTCCAAACCACAAAGTTATGCAGAAGCGGCATTCAATGAAAGAATCTTCAAATCTACGTTCATCTCCAATTCAATACTACCCTTATTACAATACAGCAGAAAGCCTTATTTGAAGAAGAGTTcctatatcatataatacagatacatgtcgtatgttGTCTAGtcacaacatacctcaattcttcgtttcagttgatgtagcttgaagatttcagtataataatctatctacatcaataacatattcatttaaATCAATAACATCATTCAAAATCGATAATATAAGTTTTAAATAGCTTTTGAAACttcgaaaattcatatcaaatttaaatcatcgCATAATTCCATTACGACTTCgaaacttagtttcttgtcggttattctaccacatatatttatcagaattaataacaattgataaataattcttcaatctcaatccaacgattaaaaatttcataattctCATATTCTTCCTCAAATGACAATAATTCAAAACACTAACCTTAAATTAAAAACTAGAAAATTCAAGAAGTATGAACTTACCTTTTGTCAAAATCTTCGATCACGTTGAAACTTCAGAATCGAAGGAGAAACAGTAAGAAAACCAGATACACACGTAAATGCAATAGGAAGGAATAAGGCGGTTGTGCTATCCAGTTAAATCTGATTGCatgtaatattataatatatatctaTTACTTCTATTAAGAATTTGTCTAATAGAGCCAAAAATATTGGCCCGTTTTTGGATCTTCCAACTTTGTCCTTGGTCTGTTTTTTGTTTTCTCAATTTTACCCTCATTTGgtatcaaaattacatttttgttttatttcaaaaaacttttttgtttttattcttttaattACAACTATTCAAATAgcactttagtccctccataatttgtcaaatttcactttagtctataaatatctataaaaaaaactgTACACACACCGCGTGTGAAAAATACCTAATATATATAAAGGAGTAAGGGAATCAAAGGACACGTAGCCAACATTCAAGCAAGGCTCTCATTGAATTTCTTTACCGAATTACCATTTTGCcatcaatatcaaatcaagtaGTTTTCCAAGTATTTACAAAATTgtcatcaaatttaaatcaactaTTTTTTTTCACTTATTTACAAAATTgtcatcaaatttaaatcaattatttttccAGTTATTTACAAATTTGTCAttcaaatacaaaatatttcaaataattatgAAGTATTTTCAAATTGTATAGTTTATTTCCATTTACATAAACTATGTCAACTCCATTTCCAAATACAATTatattatgagttgatttactacTCATAATCTACTTAATCAAATCATGAGGTCTCACATCATGACTTGTATCTCAACTCGGCTGAGATAAAGTGAATGTGATTTGTTAGCCCAAACCAATCATGCTAAATTTTTTATTAGGTGTTCATTCATCCATTCTTAACACCTAACCAATTCTAACAACATATGAGATTGAATACATGTTAATAGTTATATACTAAAAATGAAAGCTAGAGAATTCCATCGTTTATTGCTGCGATTACAATTCTTAAATAACAAAAGAATAAttgattattgcatgttgttGAATTAGTTCAATATGATTTGACTTAGTATattgataaaataatgaattcCTTCAAAAGCATTGCTTAAAAATTCAATcaattattgaagattaaaGATATGTGCATTA includes:
- the LOC140808678 gene encoding cysteine-rich receptor-like protein kinase 2 — its product is MKRSVLNPYCVIVILNMLLLPDSTFADPRSQTVKIMCGHQRENNPTLFVPNFVATMENISDQIRTSGFGLAVMGSGLDTNYGLAQCYGDLSLVDCVLCYAEARTVLPQCFPFNGGRIFLDGCFMRAENYSFFQEFMGPNDHAVCGNGTRKSNPFQVTARQAISDSVSAAQKHNGYARAEMAVSGTANESVYVLANCWRTLSWNSCRDCLENASARVLGCLPFSEGRALNTGCILRYSDTNFLNPTPGKSSSRGMIIVIVVAVVSAVAVFIIGGVIVVYFWNRRTIQRKRKGSNDANGLVKTLHDSSLNFKYSTLEKATGSFDESNKLGQGGFGTVYKGVLPDGREIAVKRLFYNNKHRAAGFYNEVNIISSIEHKNLVRLLGCSCSGPESLLVYEFLQNKSLDRFIFDSSKGKALNWEKRFKIIIGTVEGLVYLHENTKARIIHRDIKASNILLDSRLNAKIADFGLARSFQEDESHISTAIAGTLGYMAPEYLAHGQLTEKADVYSFGVLLLEIVTGRQNNRSKSTEYMDSLVTIAWKHFQQRTVEELFDPSVMLHNYPNNIVKNEMLRVVHVGLLCTQEIPSLRPSMSKALQLLVKKDEHLPIPTNPPFMDEKTMELNEMSENQSSPLYHDNDASVASISQSIFYPR
- the LOC140808679 gene encoding cysteine-rich receptor-like protein kinase 3, whose protein sequence is MKFPALWIIVSLLACAKKSACDPRATEAALICSNISATNSDRQVFVANFLATMDSVTPQIARQKYGVVVNGTGNNTVYTFGECFKDLSQNDCDLCFARCKTQILRCLPFQRLVKGGRLFYDGCYLRYDDYRFFNESLSSVDRTVCGGGDFVGDQTLFGENVMELARNMRVEGPKTDGFFTGFVNKGNLTVYGMAQCWEFVEGGDCVKCLESSVSRIGSCPPKVEGRVLNAGCYFRYSLTRFYNNSEADSSSVGGGSSNRHTTILASVFAAIAFLLFIAVISLFGMMKILRLRREKKKLGSVLAIVNKSKINFSYEHLEKATNYFHISNKLGQGGSGAVYKGTLPGGKIVAVKRLFFNTSQWADHFFNEVNLISGIDHKNLVKLLGCSITGPESLLVYEYVPNQSLHYHLFGRKHGQPLSWEDRYKIILGTASGLAFLHEGSQLRIIHRDIKSSNVLLDDDFTPKIADFGLARLFPEDQSHISTAVAGTLGYMAPEYIVRGKLTEKADVYSFGVLVIEVICGAKNTNFFPILQRVWNLYGSGKVSEAVDPSIKGIFPEEEASRLLQIGLICVQADAEIRPSMSTIVKTLNYVYEIPQPTQPPFLSSTSSGIVSQFKYQRGTYFSQPGSHTHSSGNEITESSIEPR